One genomic region from Methanocaldococcus fervens AG86 encodes:
- a CDS encoding beta-CASP ribonuclease aCPSF1, which yields MSAEEILENLKKEIIKKSPKEVKIVDVQFEGPELVVYVKNPEVFTNEIIKNLAKDLRKRISIRPDPSVLVEPEIAKKKILEIVPEEAEITNFVFDANTGEVIIESKKPGLVIGKEGKTLEMIKKAIKWAPKPVRTPPIQSETIKAIRATLYRERDEVKEILRRIGRRIHRDIVVRGDYWIRVSFLGGAREVGRSCLYVQTPDTRVLIDCGINVAFEDKAFPHFDAPEFSIEDLDAVIVTHAHLDHCGFVPGLFRYGYDGPVYCTRPTRDLMTLLQKDYLEIAKKEGKEVPYTSKDIKTCVKHTIPIDYGVTTDISPTIKLTLHNAGHVLGSAIAHLHIGDGLYNLAYTGDIKFETSRLLEPAVCQFPRLETLIIESTYGAYDDVLPERDEAERELLRVVSETTEKGGKVLIPVFGVGRAQELMLVLEEGYNQGIFNAPVYLDGMIWEATAIHTAYPEYLSKEMRQKIFHEGDNPFLSEVFKRVGSTNERRKVIDSDEPCIILATSGMLTGGPSVEYLKHLAPDEKNAIIFVGYQAEGTLGRKVQRGWKEIPITTRNGKTKSIPINMKVYTIEGFSGHSDRKQLIKYIRRVKPSPEKVIMVHGEESKCLDFADTVRRLFKKQTYVPMNLDAIRVK from the coding sequence TTGTCAGCAGAGGAAATTTTAGAAAATCTAAAGAAGGAGATAATAAAAAAATCACCAAAAGAGGTGAAGATAGTAGATGTTCAGTTTGAAGGTCCTGAATTAGTAGTTTATGTAAAAAATCCAGAAGTTTTTACGAATGAGATTATCAAAAACCTTGCCAAAGATTTAAGAAAAAGAATTTCTATAAGACCTGACCCATCTGTTTTAGTTGAGCCTGAAATAGCTAAAAAGAAAATTTTAGAGATTGTTCCTGAAGAAGCTGAGATTACAAATTTTGTTTTTGATGCAAATACTGGGGAGGTTATAATAGAATCAAAAAAACCTGGATTGGTTATAGGTAAGGAAGGGAAGACATTAGAGATGATTAAAAAAGCAATAAAATGGGCGCCTAAACCAGTAAGAACTCCACCAATACAATCAGAAACAATTAAAGCAATTAGAGCTACACTTTATAGGGAGAGAGATGAAGTAAAAGAAATTTTAAGAAGAATTGGAAGGAGAATACATAGAGATATAGTTGTTAGAGGAGATTACTGGATAAGAGTTTCTTTTTTAGGAGGAGCAAGGGAGGTTGGAAGATCTTGCCTGTATGTGCAAACACCTGATACAAGGGTGTTGATAGATTGCGGTATCAACGTAGCATTTGAAGATAAGGCATTTCCTCACTTTGACGCTCCAGAATTTTCAATTGAAGATTTAGACGCTGTTATAGTTACTCACGCTCACTTAGACCACTGTGGTTTTGTTCCAGGATTGTTTAGATACGGTTATGATGGACCAGTATATTGCACAAGACCTACAAGGGATTTAATGACTCTACTGCAAAAGGATTATTTGGAGATTGCTAAAAAAGAGGGTAAAGAAGTTCCTTATACATCAAAAGACATAAAAACATGTGTTAAGCATACAATACCAATTGACTACGGGGTTACAACAGACATAAGCCCTACAATAAAGCTAACCTTACACAATGCAGGGCACGTTTTAGGTTCAGCTATTGCCCATTTGCATATAGGAGATGGGCTTTACAATTTAGCATACACCGGAGACATCAAGTTTGAAACTTCCAGGCTGTTAGAGCCTGCTGTTTGTCAATTCCCAAGGTTGGAGACATTAATAATTGAATCCACTTATGGGGCGTATGATGACGTTCTCCCTGAGAGAGATGAGGCAGAAAGAGAACTTTTAAGGGTTGTTAGTGAAACAACGGAAAAAGGAGGAAAGGTTTTAATTCCTGTCTTTGGAGTGGGTAGGGCTCAAGAATTAATGCTTGTCTTAGAAGAAGGTTATAATCAAGGTATATTCAATGCCCCTGTTTATTTGGATGGAATGATTTGGGAAGCTACTGCCATACATACAGCATATCCTGAATATCTATCAAAAGAGATGAGGCAGAAGATCTTCCATGAAGGAGATAACCCATTCTTATCTGAAGTATTTAAGAGAGTTGGTAGCACAAATGAAAGAAGGAAGGTTATTGATAGCGATGAGCCTTGTATAATATTAGCCACATCAGGGATGCTTACAGGGGGGCCGAGTGTTGAATATCTAAAGCATTTAGCTCCTGATGAGAAGAACGCAATAATATTCGTTGGTTATCAGGCAGAGGGGACTTTAGGTAGAAAAGTTCAGCGGGGATGGAAAGAAATTCCAATAACTACAAGAAATGGAAAAACAAAGTCAATTCCTATTAATATGAAGGTCTACACAATTGAAGGATTTTCTGGGCATAGTGATAGAAAGCAGTTAATTAAATACATCAGGAGGGTTAAACCATCTCCAGAAAAAGTTATAATGGTTCATGGTGAGGAAAGCAAGTGTTTAGATTTCGCAGATACAGTTAGAAGGTTGTTTAAAAAACAAACCTATGTGCCAATGAACTTGGATGCAATAAGAGTCAAATGA
- a CDS encoding DUF2209 family protein — protein sequence MIKVLAIDISGRHQENDIFFRVYAGVLVEIQADRIVHVEKIDVMVKEGKTQKLRDIVREVKEFIEKFGNDFDYILCEKGEFFNLSKDVVSSILKKEVIFPKTRGEFEAINIAHHVSYSVRKLLMERGKK from the coding sequence ATGATTAAAGTATTGGCAATAGATATCTCTGGAAGGCATCAAGAAAACGATATATTTTTTAGGGTTTATGCGGGGGTTTTGGTTGAGATCCAAGCAGATAGAATTGTGCACGTTGAAAAAATAGATGTTATGGTTAAAGAAGGAAAAACTCAGAAGTTGAGGGATATTGTTAGAGAGGTTAAAGAATTTATTGAAAAATTTGGAAATGATTTTGATTATATCTTATGTGAGAAAGGGGAGTTTTTTAATCTATCTAAAGATGTTGTTTCATCAATTTTAAAGAAAGAGGTTATATTTCCAAAGACAAGGGGAGAGTTTGAGGCAATTAATATAGCACATCATGTCTCTTATTCAGTTAGAAAACTACTTATGGAACGAGGTAAAAAATAA
- a CDS encoding translation initiation factor IF-2 subunit beta: protein MSDLESIDYYDYKALLKRARSQIPEYVFQKDRFELPEIEILIEGNRTIIRNFRELAKAVNRDEEFFAKYLLKETGSAGNVEGGRLILQRKISPELLKSRINDFLREYVICRECGKPDTKIIKEGRVHLLKCMACGAIRPIRMI, encoded by the coding sequence ATGAGCGACCTTGAGAGTATCGACTATTATGATTACAAGGCATTATTAAAGAGAGCAAGAAGTCAGATTCCAGAATACGTTTTCCAAAAAGATAGGTTTGAGCTTCCAGAAATTGAAATTTTAATTGAAGGTAATAGAACAATAATAAGGAATTTTAGAGAGTTGGCTAAGGCAGTTAACAGAGATGAGGAGTTTTTTGCCAAATATTTATTAAAAGAGACTGGTAGTGCTGGTAATGTAGAGGGAGGTAGGTTGATATTGCAGAGAAAAATCAGTCCAGAGTTATTAAAATCAAGAATAAACGATTTCTTAAGAGAGTATGTTATCTGTAGAGAGTGCGGTAAGCCAGATACCAAGATTATTAAAGAGGGAAGAGTCCATCTTTTAAAATGTATGGCTTGTGGAGCTATAAGGCCTATAAGAATGATCTAA
- the proS gene encoding proline--tRNA ligase — MEFSEWYSEILEKAEIYDVRYPIKGCGVYLPYGFKIRRYTFEIIRDLLDKSGHDEALFPMLIPEDLLAKEAEHIKGFEDEVYWVTHGGKTPLDVKLALRPTSETPIYYMMKLWVKVHTDLPIKIYQIVNTFRYETKHTRPLIRLREIMTFKEAHTAHSTKEEAEEQVKEAISIYKKFFDTLGIPYLISKRPEWDKFPGAEYTMAFDTIFPDGRTMQIATVHNLGQNFSKTFEIIFETPTGDKDYAYQTCYGISDRVIASIIAIHGDEKGLILPPIVAPIQIVIIPLIFKGKEDVVMEKAKELYEKLKDKYRVHIDDRDIRPGRKFNDWEIKGVPLRIEIGPKDIENGKITLFRRDTMEKFQVDESELEEVIEKTLNNIMENIKNRAHEKFENFITILEDINPEEIKKILSEKRGVVLIPFKEEIYNEELENKVEATILGETEYKGKKYIAIAKTY, encoded by the coding sequence TTGGAATTTTCAGAATGGTACTCAGAGATATTAGAAAAGGCTGAGATTTATGATGTTAGGTATCCAATAAAAGGTTGTGGGGTTTATTTACCATACGGATTCAAAATAAGAAGATACACATTCGAAATAATAAGGGATTTATTAGATAAAAGTGGGCATGACGAAGCGTTATTCCCAATGCTAATTCCAGAGGATTTATTAGCTAAAGAGGCAGAGCATATAAAAGGATTTGAGGACGAGGTTTATTGGGTAACTCATGGGGGAAAAACTCCTTTGGATGTTAAATTAGCTTTAAGACCTACTTCAGAAACTCCAATATACTATATGATGAAGTTATGGGTTAAGGTTCACACAGACTTACCAATAAAAATCTACCAAATAGTTAATACATTCAGGTATGAAACAAAGCACACAAGACCTTTAATTAGATTAAGAGAGATAATGACATTTAAAGAGGCACATACAGCACATTCAACAAAAGAAGAAGCTGAAGAGCAAGTAAAAGAGGCAATATCTATTTACAAAAAATTCTTTGATACCTTGGGCATTCCATACTTAATCTCAAAAAGACCTGAATGGGATAAGTTCCCTGGAGCAGAGTATACAATGGCATTTGATACAATATTCCCAGATGGTAGGACGATGCAGATAGCAACAGTCCACAACCTGGGGCAGAATTTCTCAAAAACATTTGAAATTATATTTGAAACACCTACCGGAGATAAGGATTATGCCTATCAAACATGTTATGGAATATCTGATAGGGTTATAGCTTCAATTATAGCAATACATGGAGATGAAAAAGGATTAATTTTACCTCCAATAGTTGCACCAATACAGATTGTTATTATTCCACTAATCTTTAAAGGTAAAGAAGATGTTGTCATGGAAAAAGCTAAGGAATTGTATGAGAAATTAAAGGACAAATATAGAGTTCATATAGATGATAGAGATATAAGACCTGGAAGAAAGTTTAACGATTGGGAAATAAAAGGAGTTCCATTGAGAATTGAAATAGGTCCAAAAGACATTGAAAATGGAAAGATAACTTTATTTAGAAGAGATACAATGGAGAAATTCCAAGTTGATGAATCTGAATTAGAGGAAGTTATAGAAAAAACTTTAAATAACATTATGGAAAACATTAAAAATAGGGCTCATGAAAAATTCGAAAACTTTATAACCATCCTCGAAGATATAAATCCTGAGGAAATCAAAAAAATATTGTCAGAAAAGAGAGGGGTAGTTTTAATACCATTTAAGGAAGAGATATACAATGAAGAACTTGAAAATAAAGTAGAGGCAACTATTTTAGGGGAGACAGAATATAAAGGTAAGAAATATATAGCAATAGCTAAAACCTACTAA
- a CDS encoding 50S ribosomal protein L37e, producing MSKGTPSMGRRNKGSYHIRCRRCGRRAYHVRKKRCAACGYPNKRMRKYSWQNKKVNGKRIK from the coding sequence ATGTCAAAAGGTACTCCATCAATGGGTAGGAGAAACAAAGGTTCATATCATATAAGATGTAGAAGATGTGGAAGAAGAGCTTATCATGTAAGAAAAAAGAGATGTGCTGCTTGCGGATACCCTAACAAAAGAATGAGAAAATACTCATGGCAAAACAAAAAAGTTAATGGTAAAAGAATAAAATAA
- a CDS encoding MJ1244 family protein → MTERVLFKLFVEEKNVGKAINIMTLAGITGFFLHKFRGLSPDKFLNLSKEEFDDVDKVYEIIDKESDRAVVIGTVVKKEKAKKIEELLKERMNNERWTVMKIPILKIKVHRV, encoded by the coding sequence TTCGTTGAAGAAAAAAATGTTGGAAAAGCAATAAACATTATGACGTTAGCAGGAATTACAGGATTTTTCTTACATAAATTTAGAGGATTATCTCCAGACAAATTTTTAAATTTGAGTAAGGAAGAATTTGACGATGTTGATAAGGTTTATGAGATTATAGATAAAGAATCAGATAGGGCAGTGGTTATTGGAACGGTGGTTAAAAAGGAAAAAGCTAAAAAAATAGAAGAGCTATTAAAAGAAAGAATGAATAATGAGAGATGGACAGTAATGAAAATTCCAATATTAAAGATTAAAGTCCATAGGGTTTAA
- a CDS encoding DUF7388 family protein → MLAIAIKPSKINDDVVEFGKFVEKYFDYYIIDAEQENIRDEDVLERLEKISKVVMTIQAKKLDAFRLLELYSPYNFDFCIVLGNKQYLNKKEKELSNSRILDVIKEAMKYRDNIWVGTEGVQKIVKDIVEENNFIAYYLYGQTCNINSKKAVYIPYATKIDDNVLKLMESYLQRRKNYNGNWEDFILSLDNKEIIEKIKDDNEIIVGYPVNPSKKELLNFSHAFK, encoded by the coding sequence ATGTTAGCCATTGCTATAAAGCCAAGTAAAATAAATGATGATGTTGTAGAATTCGGAAAGTTTGTTGAAAAATATTTTGATTATTACATTATTGATGCTGAGCAGGAAAATATAAGAGATGAAGATGTTTTAGAAAGATTAGAAAAGATATCTAAAGTTGTTATGACAATTCAAGCTAAGAAACTTGATGCTTTTAGATTATTAGAGCTTTATTCACCCTACAATTTTGATTTTTGCATTGTTTTGGGAAATAAGCAGTATTTAAATAAGAAGGAGAAAGAATTAAGCAATAGTAGAATTTTGGATGTTATCAAAGAGGCAATGAAATATAGGGATAACATTTGGGTAGGTACTGAAGGAGTTCAAAAGATTGTTAAAGATATTGTGGAAGAAAACAATTTTATTGCCTATTATCTCTATGGACAAACATGTAATATAAATTCAAAAAAGGCTGTATATATCCCATATGCAACAAAGATTGATGATAATGTTTTAAAATTAATGGAAAGCTACCTACAAAGGAGAAAAAATTATAACGGCAATTGGGAGGATTTTATTTTATCTTTGGATAATAAAGAGATTATAGAGAAAATTAAAGATGATAATGAAATAATTGTTGGCTACCCTGTAAATCCGAGTAAGAAAGAGTTGTTAAACTTTTCACATGCCTTTAAATAA
- a CDS encoding methanogenesis marker 7 protein has protein sequence MYEIVRYEGGVYKNNIFKEWIEDIGGFIIQEHVMQLDVYMTLAIPQNELENIKEEAKKYKGKIIETPLAGTEIAVVAPSLSRHHLPHTACDISEYLRRFGAKPNMIGLARGVGKDIAQLREKERRLIEEHDLAVYVMGNFEACIKDKTHLFDVDIPVVVTGGPESIDIPYPYVGNLGRRSHRLRHGEEIRALRKMVNVITELINERRKELSYDPPVVPPVVVKDEIEKQVEEIFSVLSPMPIVTQLDGLRVKLDYDKYADKIREVKVKNYMLEDMADIKRSEMKNYILIKIKPKSEVEFETVLRKAGEN, from the coding sequence ATGTATGAGATTGTTAGATACGAAGGAGGGGTTTATAAAAACAACATCTTTAAAGAATGGATTGAAGACATTGGAGGATTCATTATTCAAGAGCACGTTATGCAGTTGGATGTTTATATGACATTGGCGATTCCTCAAAATGAGCTTGAAAACATTAAAGAGGAGGCAAAAAAATACAAAGGTAAGATTATAGAGACTCCATTAGCAGGGACTGAAATAGCCGTTGTAGCTCCAAGTTTGTCAAGGCATCATCTCCCACACACTGCATGTGATATATCAGAGTATTTGAGAAGGTTTGGAGCTAAACCAAATATGATTGGACTGGCAAGAGGCGTTGGGAAGGATATAGCCCAATTAAGAGAGAAAGAGAGGAGATTGATAGAGGAGCATGATTTGGCAGTTTACGTAATGGGGAATTTTGAAGCGTGTATTAAAGATAAAACCCATTTATTTGATGTAGATATTCCAGTCGTAGTTACTGGAGGTCCTGAAAGTATAGATATTCCTTATCCATACGTAGGAAATCTTGGGAGGAGAAGCCATAGGTTAAGGCATGGTGAGGAAATAAGGGCTTTAAGAAAAATGGTTAATGTAATAACGGAGCTTATAAATGAAAGGAGAAAAGAACTATCTTACGACCCTCCAGTTGTTCCTCCAGTAGTTGTTAAAGATGAGATTGAAAAACAGGTTGAGGAGATTTTTTCAGTTCTATCACCAATGCCTATTGTCACACAATTGGATGGTTTGAGGGTTAAATTAGATTATGATAAATATGCTGATAAGATTAGAGAGGTTAAAGTCAAAAATTATATGTTGGAGGATATGGCTGACATAAAAAGAAGTGAGATGAAAAACTATATATTAATAAAAATAAAACCAAAATCAGAGGTAGAGTTTGAAACAGTTTTAAGAAAAGCAGGAGAAAATTAA
- a CDS encoding MJ1244 family protein → MKVLLYLFVESENVGKAINALSEGGITGFFLYDYKGMSPQDWQGFLLDEDPEMAIRAVNDLAQNAVLIGTVVNESNLIEIERIIDEKLADCKYTIIEIPIEGIIVNMP, encoded by the coding sequence ATGAAAGTCCTCTTATATTTGTTTGTTGAAAGTGAAAATGTTGGAAAGGCGATAAATGCATTATCAGAAGGGGGGATAACTGGATTTTTCTTATATGATTACAAAGGGATGTCTCCTCAAGATTGGCAAGGATTTTTGTTGGATGAAGATCCAGAGATGGCTATTAGGGCTGTTAATGATTTAGCACAAAATGCTGTTTTAATTGGAACTGTTGTTAATGAAAGCAACCTCATAGAAATTGAAAGGATAATTGATGAAAAATTGGCTGATTGTAAATATACAATAATTGAAATCCCTATTGAAGGAATAATTGTAAATATGCCATAA
- a CDS encoding DUF134 domain-containing protein: MGRRGRPKIPRFVSEEPKFRIFKPQGISLNELDKVVLKVDELEAIRLVDYLDYTQEEAAKLMGISRRVLWSLLTEGRKKIADALINGKAIVIEGGEYKIRECGFCMGHRFGVKKHCRW, translated from the coding sequence ATGGGTAGAAGAGGGAGACCAAAAATACCAAGATTTGTATCTGAAGAACCAAAATTTAGGATATTTAAGCCACAAGGAATTTCCCTTAATGAATTGGATAAGGTTGTGTTAAAGGTGGATGAGTTAGAGGCTATTAGGTTGGTTGATTACCTCGACTACACGCAGGAAGAAGCTGCTAAGTTAATGGGTATATCAAGAAGAGTTCTGTGGAGTTTATTAACCGAAGGGAGGAAGAAAATAGCCGATGCTTTAATAAATGGAAAGGCGATAGTTATCGAAGGTGGAGAATACAAAATTAGGGAATGTGGTTTTTGTATGGGTCATAGATTTGGTGTAAAAAAACACTGTAGATGGTGA
- the psmB gene encoding archaeal proteasome endopeptidase complex subunit beta: protein MDVMKGTTTVGLICDDAVILATDKRASMGNLVADKEAKKLYKIDDYIALTIAGSVGDAQAIVRLLTAEAKLYKMRTGKNISPLACATLLSNILHSNRYFPFLTQLIIGGYDLLEGAKLFSLDPLGGMNEEKTFTATGSGSPIAYGVLEAGYDRDMPVEEGIKLALKALKSAMERDTYSGNGISLAVITKEGVKIFEDEEIEKILNEITSKSKKKTTKRSRRKSK from the coding sequence ATGGATGTTATGAAAGGAACCACCACTGTTGGTCTAATCTGCGATGATGCAGTAATTTTAGCGACTGATAAAAGGGCATCTATGGGAAATTTAGTAGCAGACAAGGAGGCAAAGAAATTATATAAAATTGATGACTACATAGCGTTAACAATAGCTGGAAGTGTTGGAGACGCTCAGGCAATAGTTAGATTGTTGACTGCAGAGGCAAAATTATATAAAATGAGAACTGGAAAAAATATATCCCCATTAGCATGTGCCACCTTGTTAAGTAATATATTACACTCAAACAGGTACTTCCCTTTTTTAACTCAACTCATCATCGGAGGGTATGATTTATTAGAAGGGGCCAAATTGTTTTCTTTAGATCCATTAGGGGGAATGAACGAAGAAAAAACATTCACTGCCACAGGTTCAGGTTCTCCAATTGCCTATGGAGTTTTAGAGGCAGGATATGATAGAGATATGCCTGTTGAAGAAGGAATAAAATTGGCTTTAAAGGCATTAAAATCCGCAATGGAAAGAGACACTTACTCAGGAAATGGTATATCATTGGCTGTTATCACAAAAGAAGGAGTTAAGATATTTGAAGATGAAGAAATTGAAAAAATTTTGAATGAAATAACATCAAAATCTAAGAAAAAAACTACAAAAAGAAGCAGAAGGAAAAGCAAATAA
- the atwA gene encoding methyl coenzyme M reductase system, component A2: protein MILLEVKNVSKKFGDKEVLKNISFTLNEGESLGILGKSGAGKSVLLHMLRGMDGYEPTEGQIIYHVAYCEKCGYVDVPSKAGNPCKRCGEELKKIEVDFWNDKKYTYNLKRKIAIMLQRTFALYGEKSVLENILEALHQAGYEGKEAIDLALKLIKMVKLEHRVTHIARDLSGGEKQRVVLARQIAKEPFIFLADEPTGTLDPQTAKLVHSALKDLVIKNNISLILTSHWPEVIAELTEKAIWLDKGEIIMEGTSEEIVNKFMETVKEFKKPEVEVEIKEDIIRLENISKHYCSVERGIVKAVDGVSLNIREMEIFGLVGVSGAGKTTLSKIIAGVLPPSKGKYWFRVGDEWVDMTQPGPAGRGRAKRYIGILFQEYALYPHRTILQNLTEAIGLELPDEFARMKAVYTLTSVGFSEEEAEEILDKYPHELSVGERHRCALAQVLIKEPRVVILDEPTGTMDPITRNTVAESIHKSRVELEQTYIIVSHDMDFVLNVCDRAGLMRNGKLIKIGKPEEIVALLTEEEKKEMLGQK from the coding sequence ATGATACTATTGGAAGTTAAAAATGTCTCAAAGAAATTTGGAGATAAGGAGGTTTTAAAAAACATATCCTTTACATTGAATGAAGGAGAGTCATTAGGGATTTTGGGAAAAAGTGGGGCAGGAAAATCAGTTCTATTGCATATGTTGAGGGGAATGGATGGTTATGAACCTACTGAAGGGCAAATAATTTATCACGTCGCTTATTGTGAAAAATGTGGTTATGTTGATGTCCCTTCAAAGGCTGGAAACCCATGTAAAAGATGTGGAGAAGAGCTTAAAAAAATAGAGGTAGATTTTTGGAACGATAAAAAATACACCTATAATTTAAAAAGAAAAATTGCTATAATGCTTCAAAGAACCTTCGCTTTGTATGGGGAGAAGTCAGTTCTAGAAAACATCTTAGAAGCTTTACACCAGGCTGGATATGAAGGAAAAGAGGCTATTGATTTGGCGTTAAAATTAATTAAAATGGTTAAGTTGGAGCATAGAGTAACACACATTGCAAGGGATTTAAGTGGAGGAGAAAAGCAGAGAGTTGTTTTGGCAAGGCAGATTGCTAAAGAGCCATTTATATTTTTAGCTGACGAACCTACTGGAACTTTAGACCCGCAAACTGCTAAACTCGTTCACTCTGCTCTAAAAGACCTTGTCATTAAAAATAATATAAGTTTGATATTAACATCCCACTGGCCAGAGGTTATTGCTGAACTAACTGAAAAAGCTATCTGGTTGGATAAAGGAGAAATTATAATGGAAGGAACTTCTGAAGAGATTGTTAACAAATTCATGGAAACAGTTAAAGAATTTAAAAAACCTGAGGTAGAGGTTGAGATTAAAGAAGATATTATAAGGTTGGAAAACATCTCAAAACACTACTGTTCTGTCGAAAGAGGGATCGTTAAAGCAGTTGATGGAGTTAGCTTAAATATTAGAGAGATGGAAATCTTTGGTTTAGTTGGGGTAAGTGGAGCTGGAAAAACTACATTATCAAAAATTATAGCCGGGGTTTTACCTCCTTCAAAAGGAAAATATTGGTTTAGGGTAGGAGATGAATGGGTCGATATGACCCAGCCAGGACCTGCAGGAAGAGGAAGAGCTAAGAGGTATATTGGAATACTGTTCCAAGAGTACGCTTTATATCCACACAGAACTATACTGCAAAACTTAACAGAGGCTATTGGTTTAGAGCTTCCAGATGAATTTGCAAGAATGAAAGCTGTTTATACATTAACTTCTGTTGGTTTTAGTGAAGAAGAGGCAGAGGAAATTTTAGATAAGTATCCTCATGAGCTTAGTGTTGGAGAGAGGCACAGGTGTGCTTTAGCACAGGTTTTAATAAAAGAGCCAAGGGTTGTTATCTTAGATGAACCTACAGGGACAATGGATCCAATAACAAGAAATACAGTCGCTGAATCAATTCATAAATCAAGGGTTGAGTTAGAGCAGACATATATTATTGTTTCACACGATATGGACTTTGTATTAAATGTTTGTGATAGGGCAGGATTGATGAGAAACGGTAAATTAATAAAAATTGGTAAGCCGGAGGAGATTGTTGCCTTATTAACAGAGGAGGAGAAGAAAGAGATGCTTGGGCAGAAGTAA